The following nucleotide sequence is from Nothobranchius furzeri strain GRZ-AD chromosome 11, NfurGRZ-RIMD1, whole genome shotgun sequence.
ttgtgttttattattattatttcaaaacTATTTTGGCACTAAATAAGCCGATCCGCTCGAGATAGCAACATTTCTATGACTTGACTTACCTTTGACCAAATCCAGGAATGAGCTGGAAAAGGAGGGACTTAGTATTTATACCAATGACGTTTTTCACGTCACCACATGCGTTTTTGTATAGTTTCGCACAAACAAAATGGTGGATAAGCGACCTTCTCTTTCAGCTCAAGGGTGTAATGGCGTTCTTCACGTATTTCCCTCTGTAGCTTCAAGTATTCCCTTttaaatgtgtatatttttaCGTTGCTGGGTACACAATAAAGAGCACTAATCACATTGATATACGGATCGAGTTATATTAATTATAAACCGCAGAAATTAACTAAAAACTAATATTTAAAAATGGCGTCTGTTGTTTAGGGTCACATGCTCCCACATCTTGGACAAACAAGTGACTGTGGAAAAAGAAGCGCGCGCCTGCACGTTACAAATATACCAACCCCAAAACTATAATAAAACATACAAAATATCTgaaaataaaaactaataaaaagGTTTTGTTTAATGAAATTTtcaacataaaaataaataaaatgatcttTAACCTTTTACCTGCGACCCCAGTCCATCAAAATGGCTGCTTCTGTGCACGTTGTAGCTAAGATGTTTTGGCGTGTGTTGCCTGCAGTTTCACACCAGATTCGTCAGCATCAGGTACAGTTTTTAATATACTGTTATTACGCAGGGTGTTAAGCTCTTTCCTTCGAGGTTTCTGCCAAAACCGGAGCTACCGAAACCTATTTTACTGTTTGCTAACAGTGCCGGTGTTGTGTAGGGATCTGTTTCCCGTCCCTGCCTGTCAAAGTCATGCTTTACAAGACAAATGGTTTCTGATTTGATGTCTGATCAAACGGCTGTTCTACAAAAATTCCTACAAAATGTAAAATATGCAATTTAACTATGACTCAAGAAAGGGAAAATGTATTGGCCTCTGTATGTGTGATGTTTGTAAAAGTTTATTCCAAACTATTTCTGAATCGGAAGCTAAAGTTGATTagactggcaagccagactaaataaattgtCAGGAACTTCCTTTTGACGTTgaaatttagacttcagtgtgtcTTTTCCATTTCCCACCTGACTACAAAGTAACCAAAATATTCAGATGTTTTAGTTTCTTTATTGTCCTAAAATACCACACGCAAAAACATGAGAAGGTAGCGAGCGAATCAAGCGAGGAAACCAGTTTCGCAGGGGAACACATTTCAACAGAACACCTGTTAGTGAACATTTTGAATGTATTTTTCCCCCTAGTCTTGTCTACCGAAGCAGTTTCTGAAGACGCGTCTGGCACCAGTTCTATTTGCTCATCCACGTCAGTTTCTCTGTGAAGCAGCATCACAGAAGACGGAGATCCTGTCCCAGTACAAAGATCGCCCGTGGGACTACCTGGACAGCGAAGGTAAAATTCAGAATCCTGTCTAATCCGTACAGTTCTGGTTCTACAGTTAATTtcttctttgacagagtatgtggaCCGATATGGAGATCAGCCAGTGTGGAACGGTTACAGAAGGAACCACAAGGGTGGAATTCCACCACAGAAGACACGGAAGACCTGCATTGTAAACTTTCTTTATCCACCGCATCCTGTTTGTGTTGGATTTGCTCACCAGCTGTGGTTCATACACACCTGTTTCTGGTTTCTGTAGAGAGGAGACAAGATATGTGGGAACCCGTGTCCAATCTGTCGGGATGCAAACATTATAATCCACCACCAGGTAGGTTTCCAAGTTTAAGGCTCTGCACCAGGAACCTGTTCTACTAGCTGGTTCTGGGATAGGAACTCAGACCAAAATCTGACCAAACATATCATAAAGTTGGCTGCATCAGGATTGATCCATCTCCATGTTTCACTCCTTCCTTTGTGTTTTATAAAGAACAACCTGATGGGAAAATGTGCACAACTGTAAGCTTGTCTGACCCTGAAGTGAGCGCTTTTTGGAGATGGGGAAACTGGTTGCTGAGATAATGAAAGGGTGAATTTAAGCCACGTTTGGACATGTAGACCCTTgctaacacatacacacacatacacacacaaaaccTAATAGCCTGCCCCTTCTCTGAACTGAGAATAAAATAAAACCTGGATAAAATATGTTGTTTTATGCCATACTGCACTCGTATGTATATCTTCAAATTACTTATTGGTACATTATTGTCTGACACGCAATAGCGTTGTTTTTCGGACTAAAAACTCAAACGCACATGTCAGGTTTCCTTAAACTGGCTCATTTCAGCAAGAATTAGCTGACAGGCAGGCTGATATCTGtttacagttaaaaaaaaaatatatatatatatattttttttgtgcCTAAATTCATTTGGGATTAAATTGAATGTTCATTTAATGTTCCTCATAGATCTGTAATACCTCAGCCATCCCTAAGCACCATAATGTGGCTGTTTTTAATAGTTTCAGGGATTATTGCCATCTTCCTCTTTGCCTCCATcgaatcagttttttttttcttttttacatccCCCGCGATCACTCCTCAGCTCGACGGCTCACTGCTGCAACGCTGTGCTGCTGGAAGGCACAGCGCTTTCCCGTGTCTATGTAACACACAAGCACCTTGATTTCTGTCTGGGTTGCCATGGTTACTCGTGAAAGTCCACAAATTAGCCTGTTTGTTCATTTGCATTTATTAAAAGGTCCTTTGCAAGGacaatttatggcagaaagtgggtgtgtagGAGGTGGGGTGTGATCCAAAAACATCTGAGCACATTTCTAGGTCAGTGTGATTCATAAAGCAGGAATCGTTCCAGCTCTGTGTTGAGTTTTATATAAGTCAATAAAAGACTGCCAAattcattttaatatttttgctgagcttaagtagttTAGTAATGATTCTATGCAGTtttataaaagaaaagaaaaaaacaaaacaaaaaataaaactcaAGATGTCAGTTTACCCTTTAAGGACCAGCATGCAGGACCCGACTGGTCTGGAATAATGGTTACCACTCATTTATACCCTATTTAATCTGAGTACATAATAGGTGCAGTCTGGTGAACGTACGGCTTCCGGACAGACTACCATTTACACTGGCTGTGGATCGTGTGAAGTTTCAGGAAATTTGCTCCAAGAGTTCATGATATAATTGTAAAAGTAACATGAACTCGTGCACTGCCAACTATGTCCCCGTCACTGGGAAAACAACCGCAATGTAAcaattaaatttacatattatttaatgaaccataaaatgtgagattctataggaaatatgaaatcaatcttatagatctttggataacttaaaccagaagattggaactttttattgcagggattatgtaaccacttcataTTAACGCAGAGACaaaagagtcaagttttaaagttaagatttattactaaacaatttaaaacatgactaacttCAACCActaaacactctgtgtgatgaatggactaaggtggagtaagactgaggatggtgtatgtgtgaatatgttcagaaccagcaaatccggagaaatgattagttctgatgggagtgaagatgatgtttcgctctaagctttggtttggagatttataacacacattgagacgccatctgtcggcctacgtacccttgttggaagtccccgttagatcaggaatgtcgaggtccagcttgacctcctctggcaccgaagccggtaggaaaagcagcggttgccgaccagaccagtcttgagatacttccaggtcacaacagtttattggcatctagcgagacccaaaaaggggttgtgatggttcagcttttattctgaaaggaaccgttgcagcaggtggaacatgcaacagatttcatccagcttgtcgttggttctttcggctgaagaggaaagttacggattggccactccgacaacttctctagaacgcttgaactgaagttaagatgacgtgggcatagttttataatttggatgttttgatttacggtcgaatcaaaaaagggcacaaaaggggatttaccaagcaccaacaaaaccacgcctcgcatcagatctggaaggttctgattgggtcagaaaaaggaaatgcgtCATGTGATAACATTACgtggatgagaatgtctagtgcagGTAGTTTGttttattacttattaaaatactactgatcatacACATTGTCATTTcatagattggttcacattttattattggactaacactttgtttgattagcttattaaaaatatagtttttctgatttattaaaagtaaagtgtttgtcttcttctcttgagctggaaaataagaaacagtttagaagcagagcatgagaccttgagcaatatctcatgcagattaggtttgtgtcagaacttctggttttgctttgagcagaaCAAAACCGAGCAGGGCCTTtttggtcagaaatggacaattcatcacgctacagcaacatcggttttattttgaaat
It contains:
- the mrps18b gene encoding small ribosomal subunit protein mS40 — encoded protein: MAASVHVVAKMFWRVLPAVSHQIRQHQSCLPKQFLKTRLAPVLFAHPRQFLCEAASQKTEILSQYKDRPWDYLDSEEYVDRYGDQPVWNGYRRNHKGGIPPQKTRKTCIRGDKICGNPCPICRDANIIIHHQNVKLLQQFISPHTGIVYDPTRTGVCRKQQKKLNEAIDTARNHGLLQFQIPHVEFSGETYSNTHDAVGSTPPPPSGETWYWWYGNIEPDPSKVAQVMKTYKNYLK